In Capsicum annuum cultivar UCD-10X-F1 chromosome 7, UCD10Xv1.1, whole genome shotgun sequence, one genomic interval encodes:
- the LOC107878141 gene encoding formin-like protein 1: MANVPIFVESPSLSPSLSPRSLLSPERYSTRRMDSSPGIFNFLEQDVQFLERNRNHIQHATPASVPPPLCPPPPPLPPQSLVLKTPLKSIGVESPVLVSPMELPSISEHVEKNDEKTEEPKPKLKTLHWNKVRASLDRKMEWYQLKSSSFKLNEEMIETLFVVKDPTLNTNDTARSFVPSPNQENRVLDPKKAQNIAIFLRALNVTTEKICEALLEGNAEIIGTELLEILLEMAPSKDKEHKLKEYKDDSPVKLDPTEKFLKAMFDIPFSILMLKILEFENTS; encoded by the exons ATGGCTAATGTGCCAATATTTGTAGAATCTCCATCTCTGTCACCATCACTATCACCACGTAGTTTGCTATCTCCAGAGAGATATTCAACTAGAAGGATGGACTCATCTCctggaattttcaattttttggagCAGGATGTTCAGTTTCTAGAAAGAAATAGAAATCAcatacaacatgctacaccagCTTCTGTTCCGCCACCGTTAtgtccaccaccaccaccactgccACCGCAGTCTTTGGTTCTTAAAACTCCTTTAAAATCCATAGGAGTTGAGAGTCCAGTATTGGTTTCTCCAATGGAGTTGCCTTCTATTTCAGAACATGTTGAGAAGAATGATGAGAAAACTGAGGAGCCTAAACCAAagttgaaaactttgcattggaATAAAGTGAGAGCAAGTTTGGATCGCAAAATGGAGTGGTATCAACTGAAATCAAGCTCATTTAA GTTGAATGAAGAGATGATAGAAACATTGTTTGTCGTCAAGGATCCTACTTTGAATACAAATGACACAGCTAGAAGCTTTGTTCCTTCACCGAACCAAGAGAATAGAGTACTTGATCCAAAGAAGGCGCAAAACATTGCAATTTTCCTGAGGGCCCTAAATGTAACCACAGAGAAAATATGTGAAGCCCTTTTAGAAG GTAATGCTGAAATTATTGGAACTGAGCTCCTTGAGATTTTATTGGAGATGGCTCCATCCAAAGACAAAGAACATAAGTTAAAAGAGTACAAAGATGATTCTCCAGTCAAGCTCGACCCAACAGAGAAATTTCTGAAAGCAATGTTTGATATACCTTTTTCTAtattaatgttgaaaattttggagtttgaaaatactagttaa